A DNA window from Candidatus Methylomirabilota bacterium contains the following coding sequences:
- a CDS encoding PilZ domain-containing protein, with the protein METGDRRRHLRCQLGKRLTGRITSNHEASILDMSPGGALIEHSNLVRPGTLSFLTLSIDGQEVSLRCRVVRSAIYRYEVRPTGEREHVYRTGLEFSAVSEDARRLLDESLDPLSSLTSFNTDGG; encoded by the coding sequence ATGGAAACAGGAGACAGGCGACGCCATTTGCGGTGTCAATTGGGGAAGAGGCTCACTGGGCGGATTACCTCCAACCACGAGGCCTCCATCCTCGATATGAGTCCGGGGGGGGCATTGATCGAACATTCGAATCTCGTCCGACCCGGGACGCTCTCGTTTTTGACGCTTTCTATCGATGGGCAGGAGGTCAGTCTGAGGTGCCGCGTAGTCCGATCGGCAATCTACCGCTATGAGGTTCGCCCCACCGGCGAGCGCGAGCATGTTTATCGGACGGGGCTCGAGTTTTCGGCAGTTTCAGAAGATGCCCGACGACTACTTGATGAAAGTCTCGACCCCCTTTCTTCCCTGACTTCGTTTAACACCGACGGAGGATGA